One Scophthalmus maximus strain ysfricsl-2021 chromosome 1, ASM2237912v1, whole genome shotgun sequence genomic region harbors:
- the dbpb gene encoding D site albumin promoter binding protein b isoform X1 — protein MSRQLSQLPTPDLPAGASPQFGSCTQPAGSLTGGHLNPMAGLKSLLQHPMKGDQRLKTPCDTKDKDRLDLDEDSSGVCPMRNGSGNGSSNNSNGGGGGGGGGGGNGGGSFNQFLGPLLWDRTLPADGGLFQLQYMDLEEFLTENGMGSMHNNNSSSSAQIPSQSSPSAVPSQSSQCLPPSSPPGSSSSSLSSSPSLIGLEVAQPQSLGGGNDCLHGSQTSMNESCESPSSSSSSSSCPPLLTPTDNEPDGIGMFDMDSSDMAMSSSSSQQNYDPRRHSFSEEELKPQPMIKKARKILVPDAMKVSEHLKCQDEKYWTRRYKNNEAAKRSRDARRLKENQISVRAAYLERENAALRQEVAEMRKELGRCRNILSKYENRLADQ, from the exons ATGTCCAGGCAGCTCTCACAGCTTCCGACCCCCGACCTCCCAGCCGGTGCAAGCCCACAGTTTGGAAGTTGTACTCAGCCTGCAGGTTCCCTCACAGGGGGGCATCTCAACCCCATGGCAGGTCTGAAGTCCCTCCTACAGCATCCCATGAAGGGAGACCAGCGTTTGAAAACCCCATGCGATACAAAAG acaaagacagactggACCTTGATGAGGACTCCTCAGGAGTGTGCCCCATGAGGAATGGCAGTGGAAATGGCAGCAGTAACAATAGTAAtggcggtggaggaggtggtggtggtggtggtggaaatGGAGGAGGAAGTTTCAACCAGTTCCTGGGGCCTCTCCTGTGGGATCGCACCCTGCCGGCAGATGGGGGCCTCTTCCAGCTTCAGTACATGGACTTGGAGGAGTTTCTCACCGAAAATGGAATGGGCAGCATGCATAACAACAACAGCTCCAGTTCAGCCCAGATCCCCTCACAGAGCTCCCCATCAGCTGTGCCCAGCCAGAGCTCCCAGTGCCTACCGCCCTCATCCCCACCCGGCTCTTCGTCCTCATCGCTGTCTTCTTCCCCATCGCTCATTGGTTTGGAGGTGGCTCAGCCGCAGAGCCTTGGAGGGGGAAACGACTGTTTGCATG GGAGTCAAACGAGTATGAACGAGTCCTGTGAGtcaccctcgtcctcctcctcctcatcctcctgtccacctctgCTGACGCCCACGGACAACGAGCCAGATGGTATTGGAATGTTTGACATGGATTCTTCGGACATGGCTATGTCCAGCAGCTCGAGCCAGCAGAACTATGACCCCAGGAGGCACTCCTTCAGTGAAGAGGAGCTCAAGCCACAGCCGATGATCAAGAAGGCCCGCAAGATCCTGGTGCCAGATGCCATGAAGGTGAGCGAACACTTGAAGTGTCAG GACGAGAAGTACTGGACAAGGAgatataaaaacaatgaagcagcAAAGCGTTCCCGAGATGCTCGCCGTCTCAAGGAGAACCAGATATCCGTGCGTGCTGCCTACCTGGAGAGGGAGAACGCCGCACTCCGACAAGAAGTGGCCGAGATGCGGAAGGAACTGGGTCGCTGTCGCAACATCCTTAGTAAATACGAGAATCGTCTTGCTGATCAGTGA
- the dbpb gene encoding D site albumin promoter binding protein b isoform X2, with product MSRQLSQLPTPDLPAGASPQFGSCTQPAGSLTGGHLNPMAGLKSLLQHPMKGDQRLKTPCDTKDKDRLDLDEDSSGVCPMRNGSGNGSSNNSNGGGGGGGGGGGNGGGSFNQFLGPLLWDRTLPADGGLFQLQYMDLEEFLTENGMGSMHNNNSSSSAQIPSQSSPSAVPSQSSQCLPPSSPPGSSSSSLSSSPSLIGLEVAQPQSLGGGNDCLHGSQTSMNESCESPSSSSSSSSCPPLLTPTDNEPDGIGMFDMDSSDMAMSSSSSQQNYDPRRHSFSEEELKPQPMIKKARKILVPDAMKDEKYWTRRYKNNEAAKRSRDARRLKENQISVRAAYLERENAALRQEVAEMRKELGRCRNILSKYENRLADQ from the exons ATGTCCAGGCAGCTCTCACAGCTTCCGACCCCCGACCTCCCAGCCGGTGCAAGCCCACAGTTTGGAAGTTGTACTCAGCCTGCAGGTTCCCTCACAGGGGGGCATCTCAACCCCATGGCAGGTCTGAAGTCCCTCCTACAGCATCCCATGAAGGGAGACCAGCGTTTGAAAACCCCATGCGATACAAAAG acaaagacagactggACCTTGATGAGGACTCCTCAGGAGTGTGCCCCATGAGGAATGGCAGTGGAAATGGCAGCAGTAACAATAGTAAtggcggtggaggaggtggtggtggtggtggtggaaatGGAGGAGGAAGTTTCAACCAGTTCCTGGGGCCTCTCCTGTGGGATCGCACCCTGCCGGCAGATGGGGGCCTCTTCCAGCTTCAGTACATGGACTTGGAGGAGTTTCTCACCGAAAATGGAATGGGCAGCATGCATAACAACAACAGCTCCAGTTCAGCCCAGATCCCCTCACAGAGCTCCCCATCAGCTGTGCCCAGCCAGAGCTCCCAGTGCCTACCGCCCTCATCCCCACCCGGCTCTTCGTCCTCATCGCTGTCTTCTTCCCCATCGCTCATTGGTTTGGAGGTGGCTCAGCCGCAGAGCCTTGGAGGGGGAAACGACTGTTTGCATG GGAGTCAAACGAGTATGAACGAGTCCTGTGAGtcaccctcgtcctcctcctcctcatcctcctgtccacctctgCTGACGCCCACGGACAACGAGCCAGATGGTATTGGAATGTTTGACATGGATTCTTCGGACATGGCTATGTCCAGCAGCTCGAGCCAGCAGAACTATGACCCCAGGAGGCACTCCTTCAGTGAAGAGGAGCTCAAGCCACAGCCGATGATCAAGAAGGCCCGCAAGATCCTGGTGCCAGATGCCATGAAG GACGAGAAGTACTGGACAAGGAgatataaaaacaatgaagcagcAAAGCGTTCCCGAGATGCTCGCCGTCTCAAGGAGAACCAGATATCCGTGCGTGCTGCCTACCTGGAGAGGGAGAACGCCGCACTCCGACAAGAAGTGGCCGAGATGCGGAAGGAACTGGGTCGCTGTCGCAACATCCTTAGTAAATACGAGAATCGTCTTGCTGATCAGTGA